A region of Faecalibacterium taiwanense DNA encodes the following proteins:
- the cas1e gene encoding type I-E CRISPR-associated endonuclease Cas1e yields the protein MDEMPGMIRPDLQALPQVKDRMTFLYLEHCTLGRQDGAITVTDEKGIVQIPAAGISVLLLGPGTRVTHRAMELMGDTGVGAVWVGEHGVRYYAHGRPLTTHSQLLLRQAELVSNTRKHLDVVRKMYQLRFPDEDISRLTMQQLRGREGSRVRQVYRKASKDTGVPWSGRLYRPEDFASGDAVNQALSAGHACLYGLAHAVIVALGCAPGLGFVHVGHECSFVYDIADLYKAEVTIPIAFEVAAQAPDDLPAVVRRRVRDAMVEHHILERMVHDIRYLLLNADEREQEPEAVYLWDNKVGTVANGINYFEEEGDETS from the coding sequence ATGGACGAGATGCCGGGCATGATCCGGCCGGACCTGCAGGCGCTGCCGCAGGTGAAAGACCGGATGACCTTTCTGTATCTGGAACACTGCACCCTTGGCCGACAGGACGGCGCAATCACCGTTACAGACGAAAAAGGGATCGTTCAGATCCCGGCGGCGGGCATCTCGGTGCTGCTGCTGGGGCCGGGTACACGGGTGACCCACCGTGCCATGGAACTTATGGGTGACACGGGCGTGGGTGCTGTCTGGGTAGGTGAGCACGGTGTGCGGTATTACGCCCATGGCCGTCCCCTGACCACCCACTCGCAGCTGTTGCTGCGGCAGGCAGAGCTTGTCAGCAACACCCGCAAGCACCTGGATGTGGTACGCAAGATGTATCAGCTCCGTTTCCCGGACGAAGATATCTCCCGGCTGACGATGCAGCAGCTGCGGGGACGCGAGGGCAGCCGTGTGCGGCAGGTATACCGCAAAGCTTCCAAGGATACCGGTGTTCCGTGGAGCGGCCGACTGTACCGCCCGGAGGATTTTGCATCGGGAGATGCCGTCAATCAGGCGCTTTCTGCCGGGCACGCCTGTTTGTACGGTCTGGCGCACGCGGTAATCGTGGCATTGGGCTGCGCCCCGGGTCTTGGCTTTGTTCATGTGGGGCACGAGTGTTCCTTTGTGTACGATATTGCCGACCTGTACAAGGCCGAGGTGACCATTCCCATCGCCTTTGAAGTGGCGGCACAGGCTCCGGACGACCTGCCGGCCGTAGTGCGCCGCCGGGTGCGGGATGCCATGGTAGAGCATCATATTCTGGAGCGCATGGTGCACGATATCCGGTATCTGCTCCTGAATGCGGATGAGCGGGAACAGGAGCCGGAAGCTGTTTATCTGTGGGACAACAAAGTGGGCACTGTGGCCAACGGCATCAATTATTTTGAAGAAGAGGGTGATGAAACATCGTAG
- the cas6e gene encoding type I-E CRISPR-associated protein Cas6/Cse3/CasE has protein sequence MYLSRVELDPTRRSTMAALSAPQKLHGAVESAFAGERRRRLWRLDRLGERLYLLLLSEDAPELSGVVEQFGTGAAAETRSYDPLLQRVEPGSCWQFRLTANPTKSCKDPQNPAARGTVAAHCTTQYQKQWLLERAAKHGFALREEEFTVTRVQWQHFAKHGTRPVTLLAVTYEGILQVTDAEQFRALLCQGMGRGKAYGLGLMTVMRGGN, from the coding sequence ATGTATTTATCACGGGTAGAACTAGATCCCACCCGCCGCAGCACCATGGCTGCGCTGTCGGCACCGCAAAAACTGCATGGCGCAGTGGAAAGCGCTTTTGCAGGGGAGCGCCGCCGCAGACTGTGGCGGTTGGATCGTCTGGGAGAGCGGTTGTATCTGCTGCTGCTCAGCGAAGATGCGCCAGAGCTGTCCGGCGTGGTGGAGCAGTTTGGCACTGGAGCGGCTGCGGAGACCCGCAGCTACGACCCGCTTTTACAGCGGGTGGAGCCGGGCAGCTGCTGGCAGTTTCGGCTGACCGCAAACCCCACCAAAAGCTGCAAAGACCCCCAAAACCCCGCAGCGCGGGGAACTGTAGCCGCACATTGCACGACACAGTACCAGAAGCAGTGGCTGTTGGAGCGCGCCGCAAAGCACGGCTTTGCCCTGCGGGAGGAGGAATTTACCGTGACCCGGGTGCAGTGGCAGCACTTTGCCAAGCACGGCACCCGGCCGGTGACCCTGTTGGCAGTGACCTATGAGGGCATTTTGCAGGTGACCGATGCAGAGCAGTTCCGGGCACTGCTGTGTCAGGGCATGGGGCGCGGCAAGGCCTATGGCCTTGGACTGATGACCGTTATGCGCGGAGGAAACTGA
- a CDS encoding type I-E CRISPR-associated protein Cas5/CasD: protein MFPLYLGRRCCPPTLPLCLGVRPGSLQEVLQAEPPLCPGRQSRILLDADPLKPGTAPQRDVPVSFDPHHRQYGYRSVRELWQKVPDSPEKTEHDPFREL, encoded by the coding sequence GTGTTTCCGCTGTATCTCGGCCGCCGCTGCTGCCCGCCTACCCTGCCGCTCTGTCTGGGAGTACGCCCGGGCAGCTTGCAGGAGGTGCTGCAAGCGGAACCGCCGCTGTGTCCGGGACGGCAGAGCCGGATCTTGTTGGACGCCGACCCGCTGAAGCCGGGCACGGCTCCGCAGCGGGATGTGCCGGTGAGCTTTGACCCGCATCATCGGCAGTACGGTTACCGCTCGGTACGGGAGCTTTGGCAGAAAGTGCCGGACAGCCCGGAAAAGACGGAACATGACCCGTTCCGGGAATTGTAA
- the cas7e gene encoding type I-E CRISPR-associated protein Cas7/Cse4/CasC gives MNKRLYVDFHILQTVPPSCINRDDTGSPKTAVYGGVLRARVSSQAWKHAMRAAFAENAQLDVGKRTKKAADLVKEQILALVPELDADKLAKKALENAGIKFDEKSKKDDTVTKALFFMSTAQAKALAELAVEGSADKKQYRDALKAAPSMDMALFGRMVADEPSLNYDAAAQVAHSISTHAVQNEYDYFTAVDDCQAEDNAGAGHLGTVEYNSSTLYRYATVNVMELAGQLGAAQAAETVRAFGEAFLFSMPTGKQNTFANRTLPDAVYVTMREDQPVNLCGAFERAVPRSAQGYAAPSKAALAQYAQQMYSSFAEAPAQSFTVGSGLEELAPAQTAKAMLGALEKAVRDALAGNEVG, from the coding sequence ATGAATAAGCGCCTGTATGTTGATTTCCACATTTTGCAGACCGTACCGCCCAGCTGCATCAACCGGGACGATACGGGCAGCCCCAAAACAGCCGTGTACGGCGGTGTGCTCCGCGCCAGAGTTTCCTCACAGGCATGGAAGCATGCCATGCGCGCAGCCTTTGCGGAGAATGCTCAGCTGGACGTGGGCAAGCGCACCAAAAAGGCCGCCGATCTGGTGAAGGAGCAGATCCTTGCACTGGTCCCGGAACTGGATGCAGACAAGCTGGCAAAGAAAGCGCTGGAGAATGCGGGCATCAAGTTCGATGAAAAGAGCAAGAAGGATGATACGGTCACCAAGGCGCTGTTCTTCATGAGCACTGCGCAGGCAAAGGCGTTGGCAGAGCTGGCTGTGGAGGGCTCTGCGGATAAAAAGCAGTATCGGGATGCCCTGAAAGCAGCGCCCTCGATGGACATGGCGCTGTTTGGCCGCATGGTGGCAGATGAGCCTTCTCTGAACTATGACGCCGCTGCGCAGGTGGCGCACAGCATCTCCACTCATGCTGTGCAGAACGAGTACGATTACTTTACCGCCGTGGATGACTGTCAAGCAGAGGACAACGCCGGTGCAGGCCATCTGGGCACGGTGGAGTACAACTCCTCCACCCTGTACCGCTATGCCACAGTGAACGTGATGGAGCTGGCCGGGCAGCTGGGTGCAGCGCAGGCCGCGGAAACGGTGCGGGCTTTTGGTGAGGCGTTCCTCTTCTCCATGCCCACCGGCAAGCAGAACACCTTTGCAAACCGCACTCTGCCGGATGCGGTATATGTGACCATGCGGGAGGATCAGCCGGTGAACCTGTGCGGCGCATTCGAGCGTGCCGTGCCCCGCAGTGCGCAGGGGTATGCCGCGCCTTCCAAGGCGGCACTGGCACAGTATGCGCAGCAGATGTACAGCAGCTTTGCCGAGGCCCCGGCGCAAAGCTTTACCGTGGGCAGCGGGCTGGAGGAACTGGCTCCGGCGCAGACGGCAAAGGCTATGCTGGGCGCACTGGAAAAGGCTGTCCGGGATGCACTTGCCGGAAATGAGGTGGGGTAA
- the casB gene encoding type I-E CRISPR-associated protein Cse2/CasB, which produces MGDLSQNRTIKGELYENTGRQTICGAAAAQASGSAGQPAAGRTGKAASGHRPRTRRAAGTVGKFLLGMPESFQGRSAPSAAEWAVYLALTLYAMHQQGNDRLMNCPGNTLGRAVRQLAERNSAGQDWTEASVIRRFNALATAEEITEISHHLRGMIQLLSAAKDGGIPLDYPQLAADLYELQCTDPRYAQTPANVRLRWGQDLYRDPKPAPDEKEKEN; this is translated from the coding sequence TTGGGAGATCTATCCCAAAACAGAACCATAAAGGGAGAATTGTATGAAAACACAGGACGTCAAACTATATGCGGCGCAGCAGCTGCACAGGCTTCAGGCTCTGCCGGACAACCAGCGGCGGGCAGAACTGGCAAAGCTGCGTCGGGGCATCGGCCACGCACCCGGCGAGCTGCCGGAACTGTGGGGAAGTTTTTGCTGGGAATGCCGGAAAGCTTTCAGGGCCGCAGTGCTCCCTCGGCGGCAGAGTGGGCGGTCTACCTCGCCCTGACCCTGTATGCTATGCATCAGCAGGGGAACGACCGCCTTATGAACTGCCCCGGCAACACGCTGGGGCGTGCGGTGCGGCAGCTGGCAGAGCGGAACAGTGCCGGACAGGACTGGACCGAGGCTAGCGTGATCCGGCGGTTCAACGCGCTGGCCACCGCAGAAGAAATCACCGAGATCAGCCACCATCTGCGGGGCATGATCCAGCTGCTGAGCGCGGCAAAGGATGGCGGCATCCCGCTGGATTATCCGCAGCTTGCGGCAGACCTGTATGAATTGCAATGCACCGACCCGCGGTATGCGCAGACCCCCGCCAATGTCCGTCTGCGGTGGGGACAGGACCTGTACCGCGATCCGAAGCCTGCACCGGATGAGAAAGAAAAGGAGAATTGA